The segment GAGATTTTGGTTATCCGCTGCAATTCTCCTCCTAATTTCTACGCAAGCAGTAATCGATCTTAAAATGTTGACACAAATTTAATTAGTCATGGGCATCACGAAATTAAAACCTAATCGAACCTAACTAATCATAATCTGATGATAATTAAGGACTAACTAACATAAATCGAAACCAAATTTTGCATCAAACCGACACTCAATAGAGGCTTAGATGCATCTTATGGCTTCTAAATGGGATGATGGGATCATGAGGCTAAATCATAAGTGCTTAGCCTAACATGATCACCATAATACAGAAACTTAGGGTGACTGACCATTATTGGAAGCCATGGATGCCGTAGTTGTCCTAAGGTTGCCGATGGCCGGAGTGGATGTAGAGATAGCAGTTCCTCGAACCGCTCCGGTGTTCagtgtagaggaagtagtcgtaGCAGCGGGGTAGGTAAGGTCACCGGCTTGATCCTGTAGGGATTGCCGGCGATCAATTGCAAGATGGCGACGTCCTTCGGGGTGCCACCTGCACTGGCATGGTACCGCCGTTTGATGGCCCTTCAGCACTTAGTAAAGGATCGAGATTAGTTAGTGTTTATCGAGAACGAGATGATCGTGTAGCGATCGTCACCATGACACGACGCTGGCGTTCCCTTTTTATATGGCGCTGTGGGTATCGGGGGTAATCCCAAAAGGAATGTTCATGCATGACCAATCACGTTAATGCGTTATTATGGAAATAACTATGAATTAATCGCGTTAATCTCGCATGGGTAATGGGTGGAAAAGCAACGTGTGTGATTGTCTCCCGGTTTCCATACTGAGAGTCAATTTTCCCAACAATCACCTCGTCTCGACCGTTTTCTAACCACGCTCTATTTCTTTTCCTACCTTTTTTCGTATTTTTTATTGGAATGCACTGACACTTTGCTTGTAAATAATAAAGGCGGTTAGCGTACTAGTTTGGTGTATTTTGCTATATCATTGCACATGGAAAGggatcctctgacttaactGCTGTGCAGTTgaatcactgacatgtgggccatagCAAAGTGGGACCCATATATCAGTGACTCAACTGCATGTGCAGTTAAGTCAGAGGATCTGCTTCCTATTGCACATACACACTAACACATGGGGAATATACATTGTTTAGGAAGGAGTGAGCGCTCGATAGCTTTGcctcataaaaaataattgacTCTTTGTGCTCACACATACGTGGCTTCGTTTTGTAGTAGAAACGAATGAAATGTCTAGCGAGTGCATCGGATTGCCCAGTGCATGCATTAGAGTGGCataaaatttggtatgattatGTGCGACTTATCTGGTTCAGATACGAGTTGTGGAGACCGTGACGGTGTTCTGATCACATACCCTGATATCTCTGTATTTCATCATCATTTATAGTCTATTTCACTCGTCGGCGTGCACTGGTAATCAGGAGATCAGGTCTATCGAACTATCGCTTTTGAAGTCCTAGAAGGGTGAATGGTGAATGAGATTTTTGGGAAGCACTACGCGTGATTTCTCACTGTCCATTCACCACGGCCCATGTTGCTCACCCGTGGCGTATCGTCCAACATCCTATACAGTGAGCTGTCCATGTGATACCTGGTGCGCCTATTAGGGTGTATTTGGTTGGAGGAATATCCCTAGATGGGAGATGACGATCCAGTTTTTgagtgtgtttggttggtggacAAGGGTGGATAGGGCGACCTGAAAAGGAAATATTCCACGAAGATGCTAGATAAGTGTATCGGCCGGATGAGGATATCCACCTTTGCTAATCTTGATCATTAGTAATTGATTAACAATAATTAATGTATTTTGttgttaattagtaattaacttATCAAAATTAGTGTTGATTAGATataattagtttattttgttgttaattaGTATAAAGAATGGCTATAGTCATGATAATTAACATATTTTACTATTAATTAATATGTTATTGTTTTTCATTCAATCCATTCTCATGTACCTAACGAAAAAAAACTGGATTATGATATTCACtcaaccaaataaaaaactGGACCACCATATCTCTGTAAATATGGATGGCTATATCCTATCCAACCTTCACCACGAACCAAACACGTCCTTACTGGAGTCCAGAGATCATCCAGAACAGAACCACCTGTACGCATTTATTATATTAAgttccacatttttttaatcagtATGTCTTTGTTTAACGCCAAGATTTATTGATGACATAAATTAAATCTCTATATACATGCTTATACTTTCAGCAAGAACTATCTTTGGCATCCAATGCATTAGCTCACGCTCGGCTCGCCGGCTAGCTAGGAATGCAGCTAGCAGCCGCAGCGCTGCTGGACGAGGGTGCACTTGCCGGCAGGGTCGCAGTTGAAGGTGGAGCTGCAGCTAGTGAGCTGGCAGTTGCTCGGGTTCGCCTTCGAGCAGCACCGGCACTGCAGGCACAACGGCGCCGCCAACGTCCCTActacgccgctgccgccgccgccggcgatggccaccaccaccggcttcgCCGTCTTCATCGGCACCATGTCATCCAGCTGATCCAACGCCCATGCTAGTTAATTGATCGATATACATGCATACACACAACATAGTCAGTTAAATGTCATCCGATCCGTCAGAAAATACAGTACAAGTTCATAGAAGAAACCAGATTGAGCTTAGAATACCTCGGGActgcacggcgacgacgatgaggaggacggCGACCAAACTCGAGAGAGGGGAGGTCATCCTCCTGCGGCAGTTCGCCATGGCTGTTTCGGTCGATCCCTATATATACCAGGCTGTTGAATGATAACAACTTGGGAATGCCAACGCTTGAGGAGATCGAATGGCGAGGGACGACGAGATGTGCTCGTTTATATATAGCGACGACATGTTGCATGCCGAGGGAACAATATAATTCCTAACGTCCATATGCATACATTTAGAGGGCTGTAaatctatctatacctatacacacacacacacacacctatATTAATTATACACTTTTCAGGAgctttaataataataataataataattattgttattgttattattattagttaaataTGTTGGTTATTTATAGCGGCTTAGGATAAAAAAgatttcatttcatttataACTTtcaaattattaattttagaattaaattaATAGGGAGCTATTAATTTATGAAACTCATATTTATGAATTCAAAATTATTTACGACCTATAGGGTTTAGGTTGAAAACAAGACTCAATGCTATCAATTACAATTTGCAATTATCAGTTTAGAATtttaaatcaaattaattttatattataaatcattttgatcTTTCTTCTAGTTGAACTTATTTATGTTTAATCAAGATTATAAATACTTCGTATATCTATTAATTCTAAGTTctagaaaaaacaaatccttAGTTTTGCCTATCCTTACCTtgcctctctcccctctctcttgcGATGCGGTGGTGGATCGGGTGAGGGAGGCGGTTGCTGATCCGACTTGTTGTGTCACGTCCcgttctttaaatttttaaatttgccTAATTTTAGAAATTCAAATTCGTGTTTATTCATGTAAAATAGCTTAAAGAAAACTTCATAAAAATGGCCTAATtactaaataaattaattaatgccGTGCTAGTATTCTTTCTTTTGTTAATTGGAGTTATTTGACTAAAATTTCACATTCGAGAACAATTACTCAACGATtccaaatcctccaaaatttgaaatttccaGAGAAATCCTGTTCCTCATCTTTCCTTCTGCTTCCTCCCAATACGTCCTGTTCTTCTGTTGTTCTTTCATTCTCCTcacccctctcccccccccccccccgacacACACAGGGTTAATTCTATCGGTTAGGCTGATTTGATGGGGCCTCACCGAAATgctgaaattttgaaaattttggtccgaaattttcaaaattttgaacaaaatttagttgaatttgaacaaatattaccaaaattcatgaaaaaatttaaaatttcggccgaagtaatatcgtatcggaggggGTCCGAACTTTCCAACCCTGGACACACACATACGAAACATTTCTATTTCGGACCAGCTATTCTTTTATTTCCCATCACTAATGTCTTCCTCTCCCCGTCAATTTCACATTTTCACTCCTTCAACATCAAAAATTGAATCATAATAATCACCCAAGTCCGTTTTCAAATTCAAAGCCACCATGCGACCCACCTTGACGCACGCTGCCGCCTGCCACAAACCAAAGCACCACGTTGTTTCTTTTCGTCCTCAAGTTACGTCGGTTTCTGCTTTGTCATGAAGTTCCTTGCATCAATCCCCACtaatctctcttcctctccctcataATTCTCTCTCTTCAAATACCAGATCGAAACTGAATAAACTTGATGAGCTTTGATCCGTTTTTCCAATTCCTATGAGGCTATGACCCCTCCTCTTTCGGCTGTCCACCTCCCTCGCTATGTATAAATACCGGTGCTGTCGCTCTTCTGTTTCCTTTCACGTAGGTTGGTGAGTAGGGGTGTAAGTGGGTAAACCGTGAACCCGCTTATATATCAAAATAAACTGGTTCGTGTTTTATTTGATCAGTAAGTGTGTTTCGCAGGTTAGCTACTTACACCCTTATAGATCGGTGAGCACCAACGCTAGCCTGCCATCGCCGTTCACTGGTCTGGTCCACATTGTGTCGTCTTCTCGTTGGGAGCTCCCTCAACTGCGGGTGAGTGGTGCCCTCAGCGTCGTCATTGGGTGGCAAGCTTCACCGCATGATCGCCATTGCATTTCTTGCGCCACCACCATCTACGAGAGCTCGTGCTCCTTTGCCGTCTTCTCAATCCTTCCCTTCGCTAGGAGACGTCGTTGCTGCCACTTCTTGGCAGCAGAACACCTGTCTATACTATGTCCTACACCCAGGGATATTTTACTTCCCTTGGGTTGCTTTAGCAGCTCTAGGGAACAGTTTAAAACTCTAGGGGATCGATCCATGGAATTCTCGTATAGACATAGGGCCAATTTACCATAAACCCCACTGGGTTTTTGGTAGTAGCGTAGTAGGAATCAAATCTAACCATCCATTGCTATGGGTTTGCTATCGTTTGTTTAATGCCAAGATTTATTGATGAGATGAATCAAATCTATACAAGCTTATGCTTTCAACACGAACTATCCATGGGTAACCATGCATCAGTTCATGCATCAGCATCAGTAGCTAGGCTTGCAGCTAGCAGCCGCAGCGCTGCTGAACGAGGGTACACTTGCCGGCGGGGTCGCAGTTGAAGGTGGAGCTACAGCTAGTGAGCTCGCAGTTGCTCGGGTTCGTCTTCGAGCAGCACCGGCACTGCAGGCACAACGGCGCCGCCAACGTCCCTactacgccgccgccaccgatggccaccaccaccggcttcgCCGGCTTCATCGGCACCATGTCGTCCGCAACCTGGGCATCCAGCGCCCATGCTAGTTGATTGATACACGCACACACACCGTGGTAAATTAAATGTGTAATCCGTCAAGAATTACATTACAAGTTCAGAGATGAATCCAGGTCGAGCTTAGAATATATACCTTGGGAttgcacggcgacgacgatgaggaggaggacggggacgAAGCTCGAGAGAGGGGAGGTCATCCTCCTGCAGTAGTTCGCCATTGCTGATTCGATGGATATTACGCTGTTGAATGATGTAAATTTGGAAATGGGAATGGTTGAGGAGACCGAGTGGCGAGTGACGACGAGATATACTCGTTTATATAAGCGAGGAGTCGTTTGCATGCCAAGGCAAGAATTCATTTCCTGCTAACGTTGATATGCATAAATTTAGAGGGGCGTTTAATAGATTAATTCTATCCTAATTTGAGCAAAACGCTACTTCATCGAATTCATGAAGCTCTGCTAAATGTATCGATTGGAGCTCATTGTAGATACACGATTTTCAAATGGACCATCAAAGCTCTGCTAAATGTATAGATTCCGTGCCTAAGTGCTTATCTCGAACAGTTTCCATACCAGCTTTCTTCTTGTTCTGATCACTTCTTCTCTCTTTGGAGATATGCAATTAGTTCCTTCCATATTGCAAAACCTTATCCATTTCTTTAGAGGAAGAAACTTACTTTCTTGACGATTCAAAACGAGCTAGATGGAGGTGGGGGCTAATCGAAGCCCTTAATTACAACTTGGGCCTAAGTTGTCAAACATAGGGACGTATTGAAGGGAAAAGAATCCATTTTGTTTCCCCCAACCATAGGCCCGGCTTGTTCACATctctcaaccgcaaaaccagatagaAAGCCTCGCTCGCCTATCAATACCAGATTGTTTCACTGGTGGAGAGAtggtttgtagtcccggttggtaacccctttgtagtcccggttttccagccaggactacgaatccgggactaaagatcactatctttagtcccggtttaaataaccgggactaaaaatccatctgtagtcccggttggtaactggttggtgttaccaaccgggactaaagatagcagcacagtcccggttggtcaccatttttttcttttttttttattttcattgtttctttccAAAGAGTTGCTCCTTCCCAAATCTCCCCAAATATCCCAAAATCAAAGTATCATCCCAAATCAAtgaatcattcacatcacaaattctcaaaaaaatacaactcaaattcttaaagaaatacatcacagatccacaCATCAAATACATCACGCATcatatacatcacagatccaaacatcatagatccaatgaatcacaagTTCTTAGATCTAAATGTATCACaaattcaggaaaaaaaaagaaaattgtgcttcgctgccgcctcccctctccggCAGAGGAGAGGGCGCCACCGGCCGCCAGCTCCCGCCACTGCCGCGCTCCCTGCCGCCCGCGgcccgccgccaacgccgctcGCGGCCGCGCTCCCTGCCGCCTGCGGCCAGCTGGGcggcccgccgcccgccgccgccccctcgaCCGGCGCCAGCCGCCCCCATCTCGCCACCCCGCGCCCGACGCAGCCGGCCGCTGCCTTCCCGACCtgcgtcggccgccgcctcccgcccgacgcagccggccgccgccccgcgccgggccggcggcggcggcctccatcCCATCGCCCCGTCCGGGGCCGCTGTGGCCGGCCTCCATCACGCCGCCCCGctggaggggaagggaggggaggagggggaggagaggggaggaggagatggggtgagagaagaaggaagagaaggatgggaggagaggaggagagaagaagataagatggagaggatggctggatgggagaggaggagataaggatggaATTAATAGGAGACTTGCATGCGCGCGCATGGATAGAGGCTTTGTTTTACCGGTTGTTtaacaactgggactaaaaatcctaactttaccaaccgggagtaaagatcacgggatctttactcccggttggtaacaccaactgggactaaagttaggattgttaccaaccaggactaaagatcacgggAGGGCCTGACAGCCCCTAACAACATacgaatcgggactaaagattaaatATGCCCACTGTAGCCACCAACCAAGActaaaagatgatttttattcccggtttttagtggaaccggAACTATTGTAGattttggtcgaccgaccaaagatggtttctccaccagtgttttGTCTTATCGAGCAGTTTGCATGTATGTTTCGTCCTACAAAGTGCCCACATGCATGGCACATTGACTTGATTTTTGAC is part of the Oryza glaberrima chromosome 12, OglaRS2, whole genome shotgun sequence genome and harbors:
- the LOC127756981 gene encoding uncharacterized protein LOC127756981; its protein translation is MANCRRRMTSPLSSLVAVLLIVVAVQSRAWALDQLDDMVPMKTAKPVVVAIAGGGGSGVVGTLAAPLCLQCRCCSKANPSNCQLTSCSSTFNCDPAGKCTLVQQRCGC
- the LOC127756966 gene encoding uncharacterized protein LOC127756966, with the translated sequence MANYCRRMTSPLSSFVPVLLLIVVAVQSQAWALDAQVADDMVPMKPAKPVVVAIGGGGVVGTLAAPLCLQCRCCSKTNPSNCELTSCSSTFNCDPAGKCTLVQQRCGC